A single window of Psychromonas ingrahamii 37 DNA harbors:
- a CDS encoding glycerate kinase family protein, whose translation MKIVIAPDSFKESLSAMAVATCIENGFSQIFPDCEFIKIPLADGGEGTVDVLVDMLKGKKQYKEVKGPISGNVNAVWALLNDGQSKTALIEIAAASGLDLITPEQRNPLISTSFGTGQIILQALDSGANKIIIGLGGSASNDGGAGILQALGGQLLNAQGNQLTIGGAALEGLAAIDLSKLDKRCADVEFIVACDVSNPLTGDNGASRVFGPQKGATPEMVELLDSALSHFADIAAQSTHIKQQKSAGFGAAGGAPLGLSLAFNIKIQAGIDMVLDILQVDDVLQGADLVITGEGQMDNQTLNGKTPYGIAKRAQARGIPVIAIAGSLGTEVEGLYENIGSIFGTVRSAQPLAQVLSEAEGNLTRTARNIAATLLIGNEIYLK comes from the coding sequence ATGAAAATTGTTATCGCACCCGATTCATTTAAAGAATCGCTTTCAGCCATGGCTGTGGCAACCTGCATCGAAAACGGTTTTTCGCAAATTTTTCCTGACTGTGAATTTATCAAGATTCCTCTGGCTGACGGCGGAGAAGGGACTGTTGATGTTTTAGTTGATATGCTAAAAGGGAAAAAACAATATAAAGAGGTAAAGGGGCCTATTTCCGGTAATGTTAATGCTGTCTGGGCTTTGCTTAATGATGGTCAATCTAAAACGGCATTAATAGAAATCGCGGCCGCTTCCGGTCTTGATTTAATTACTCCAGAACAACGTAATCCGCTGATAAGCACCAGTTTTGGTACGGGTCAGATTATACTTCAAGCACTGGATTCAGGCGCTAACAAAATAATCATTGGCTTAGGGGGCAGTGCAAGTAATGATGGGGGAGCGGGTATTTTACAGGCCCTTGGTGGGCAATTATTGAATGCACAAGGTAATCAACTGACCATTGGCGGGGCGGCGCTTGAAGGCTTAGCGGCTATTGATTTAAGCAAGCTTGATAAACGCTGCGCCGATGTTGAATTTATTGTTGCCTGTGATGTATCAAATCCTTTAACTGGAGATAATGGCGCAAGTCGCGTTTTTGGACCACAAAAAGGGGCAACACCGGAGATGGTTGAGTTACTTGATAGTGCCTTAAGTCATTTTGCCGATATTGCTGCGCAGAGCACCCATATCAAGCAGCAAAAAAGTGCCGGATTTGGTGCGGCAGGCGGCGCACCATTGGGTTTGTCCTTAGCCTTTAATATTAAAATTCAAGCCGGTATTGATATGGTACTGGATATTTTACAGGTGGATGATGTATTACAGGGGGCTGATTTGGTGATCACTGGAGAAGGGCAGATGGATAACCAGACGCTTAATGGTAAAACGCCTTATGGTATTGCTAAACGCGCACAAGCGCGAGGTATTCCCGTGATTGCGATTGCCGGATCCTTAGGCACTGAAGTGGAAGGCTTATATGAAAATATTGGCAGCATATTTGGGACAGTGCGTTCAGCGCAGCCTTTAGCGCAGGTATTAAGTGAGGCAGAAGGGAACTTAACGCGCACAGCAAGAAATATTGCTGCAACCTTATTAATAGGAAATGAAATTTATCTAAAATAA
- a CDS encoding aminotransferase class V-fold PLP-dependent enzyme gives MSNSSFCVYQIRQHFPILDQMINEHPLIYLDNAATTQKPQAMVDAIAAYYLRDNANVHRGSHHLSLRATAAFEGVRETVKTFINAKNTKEIIWTKGTTEGINLLANVLSKGLKAGDEVIISALEHHANIVPWQMLVESLGIVLKIIPLTLQQDLDLKSYQKLLSAKTKIVSVTHISNALGVINPIKEIIKLAHQVGAQVIIDGAQAVGHLIVDVKDLDCDYYVFSGHKLFSPTGVGVLYGKQHLLEALPPWQGGGEMIKTVSFEKSTFNQLPFKFEAGTPNIAGIIGMGAAIDFIRVFNRQDLIDHEQSLLTFTEKALLELPAITVFYEGGVKSGALSFAVKGEHPSDIAMLLDAQGIAVRSGMHCAMPLMAELNCKGTVRVSFSIYNTHEEAERFIEALKKILEMLE, from the coding sequence TTGTCAAACTCTTCTTTTTGCGTTTATCAAATACGTCAGCATTTTCCGATTCTAGATCAAATGATTAATGAACATCCTTTGATCTATTTAGATAACGCGGCGACGACCCAAAAACCCCAAGCTATGGTGGATGCCATTGCTGCATATTATTTGCGTGATAACGCCAATGTACACCGCGGCAGCCATCATCTGAGCCTTCGCGCGACGGCCGCATTTGAGGGCGTTAGAGAGACCGTAAAAACATTTATTAATGCCAAAAACACAAAAGAAATCATCTGGACAAAAGGCACAACGGAAGGCATTAATTTATTAGCCAATGTATTATCTAAAGGCTTGAAAGCCGGTGATGAAGTCATTATCAGTGCATTGGAGCACCATGCAAATATTGTGCCCTGGCAAATGCTGGTAGAATCACTGGGTATCGTTTTAAAAATCATTCCATTGACCCTGCAGCAGGATTTAGATTTAAAGAGTTACCAGAAACTATTAAGTGCAAAAACCAAAATTGTATCGGTCACCCATATCTCCAATGCATTAGGCGTTATTAATCCTATTAAAGAGATAATAAAACTGGCTCATCAGGTTGGCGCTCAGGTTATTATTGATGGTGCCCAGGCAGTTGGGCATTTAATCGTTGATGTAAAGGATCTTGACTGTGATTATTACGTTTTTTCCGGCCATAAATTATTTTCCCCAACAGGAGTAGGTGTTTTATACGGCAAACAGCACCTTTTAGAAGCCCTACCTCCCTGGCAGGGTGGCGGAGAGATGATTAAAACGGTGAGTTTTGAAAAAAGTACTTTTAACCAATTACCTTTTAAGTTTGAAGCGGGTACGCCTAATATTGCCGGTATAATAGGGATGGGTGCAGCCATTGATTTTATCCGTGTTTTTAACCGCCAGGATTTGATTGATCATGAACAGTCATTATTAACTTTCACGGAAAAAGCGTTATTAGAGCTCCCTGCTATCACTGTTTTTTATGAAGGCGGAGTTAAGTCTGGTGCGCTCAGTTTTGCGGTTAAAGGTGAACACCCAAGTGATATTGCGATGTTATTAGATGCGCAGGGTATTGCTGTGCGCAGTGGAATGCATTGTGCTATGCCCCTAATGGCGGAACTTAATTGCAAAGGCACCGTAAGAGTCTCATTTTCAATTTATAATACCCATGAGGAAGCTGAGCGTTTTATTGAAGCGCTGAAAAAAATATTGGAAATGTTAGAGTAA
- the pdxJ gene encoding pyridoxine 5'-phosphate synthase produces MSQILLGVNIDHIATLRNARGTCYPEPAHLAAIAECAGADGITIHLREDRRHINDRDVAVLAQTLQTRMNLEMAVTDEMVDIALKTKPAFVCLVPEKREELTTEGGLNVVASFSKIASAVSRLNAAAIQVSLFIDPENAQIDAAIKTGAAYIELHTGKYADAPSEDIQQFELMRVAKAATYASQAGIKVNAGHGLNYHNVKPIAALPEIIELNIGHAIVARALVDGFGPAVAEMKRLMVEGRNG; encoded by the coding sequence ATGAGTCAAATTTTACTTGGCGTTAATATCGATCATATCGCAACATTACGTAACGCTCGTGGTACTTGTTATCCTGAGCCTGCTCATTTAGCGGCTATTGCCGAGTGTGCCGGTGCCGATGGTATCACTATTCATCTGCGTGAAGATCGTCGCCATATTAATGATCGGGATGTCGCAGTACTTGCACAAACGCTGCAAACGCGGATGAACTTGGAAATGGCGGTAACCGATGAGATGGTCGATATTGCGCTAAAAACAAAACCCGCCTTTGTGTGCCTGGTACCTGAAAAACGCGAAGAGCTAACCACTGAAGGTGGCTTAAATGTGGTTGCTTCATTTTCTAAAATTGCCTCTGCCGTGAGCCGGTTAAATGCGGCCGCTATTCAGGTATCATTATTTATTGATCCTGAAAACGCGCAAATTGATGCTGCGATTAAAACCGGTGCCGCTTATATTGAGCTGCATACGGGGAAATATGCTGATGCGCCGTCTGAAGATATTCAACAGTTTGAGTTAATGCGCGTCGCAAAAGCGGCAACTTATGCAAGCCAAGCGGGTATCAAAGTGAATGCCGGGCATGGTCTTAATTACCATAATGTGAAACCTATCGCAGCATTGCCTGAAATTATCGAGCTTAATATCGGGCATGCGATTGTGGCCCGTGCGCTTGTTGATGGTTTTGGACCTGCAGTTGCAGAAATGAAGCGTCTGATGGTTGAAGGCCGTAACGGCTAA